One genomic region from Polyangium spumosum encodes:
- a CDS encoding MAPEG family protein — protein MPTKDLALPALTTIVALITYFVLTLNVGRARGKFNVPAPQTSGNPDFERVLRVQQNTVEQIILFLPSLWLCALFTSPKLAAGLGGVWILGRILYAWGYYKAAEKRGPGFGIALLSTLSLLIGSIYGVITTLL, from the coding sequence TTGCCCGCATTGACGACGATCGTCGCCCTCATCACGTATTTCGTCCTCACCCTGAACGTCGGCCGCGCCCGCGGGAAATTCAACGTTCCGGCGCCGCAGACCTCCGGCAACCCCGATTTCGAGCGCGTGCTGCGGGTGCAGCAGAACACCGTCGAGCAGATCATCCTGTTCCTCCCGAGCCTGTGGCTCTGCGCTCTGTTCACGAGCCCGAAGCTCGCCGCAGGGCTCGGCGGCGTGTGGATCCTCGGCCGGATCCTCTACGCGTGGGGCTACTACAAGGCCGCGGAGAAGCGCGGGCCGGGCTTCGGGATCGCGCTGCTCAGCACCCTGTCGCTCCTCATCGGTTCGATCTACGGCGTGATCACCACCCTCCTGTGA